The Cervus elaphus chromosome 20, mCerEla1.1, whole genome shotgun sequence genomic interval CCCCAGGACACAGCCGAATATGTCGCTTATGTTGCCAAAGACCCAGTGAATCAGAGAGGTGAGGTGTGAATGGGGAGCACTGGGTGGGGCTGGCTGTCCAAGGGGCAGGTGAGCAGGACCCAGGGGGCCCTCATGCCAAGGACAGAGGCCGAGGGCCCTGTCTGcgcctcctcccagccccacagTCCCCCCACCGCCCAGCTCCCTAATAGCCTCTGCTGCGCCCCCAGCCTGCCACATCCTGGAGTGTCCCGAAGGGCTCGCTCAGGACGTCATCAGCACCATCGGCCAGGCCTTCGAGCTTCGTTTCAAACAGTACCTCAGGAACCCGCCCAGGCTCGTTACCCCCCACGACAGGTGCGTGGGCAaggcggtggggggtgggtagCCCCCTCCCAGGGGCCCCAGACCAGAACTGGAAAAGGAGGCCTGCTCTTCCCACACTCCAGCTCAGAAAAGGGCAGGGAAGGAAATAACCTGAGTGCCCCTGCTTCCTGCTATTCTTAAGTTTCCTGTGGCCGGCAGGAAGGTGTTCCGTGGCCCTGCCCGCTGCAGGGCCAGCTCTTCCCGTCGGGTGCCCGTGGCGGAGCTGCAGTGCAGGACATCCAGCTCTTCCCTGGCTAGATGGGCTTCTCTTTTCCCAGCCGTCTCGTTTCTGGTCTGTCCTTTTGTGCTTCTCTCCGTATGTAGTTTAGTTCTTCACATTCTTGCCTCTAGAAGCCATCGAGAATTTGGGTGAGGGAGGATGGCTCTTTCCTGAGATGGTCACATTTCCCACCTCAGACCAGTAGGATTGAGTGTTTAGAGGAGGTGTTAGAATATTCTGGAGCACCCCCTCCCTGGTACTTGGTGCTCCCGCTCCCTCTTGGGAGACCGCATGACGACCAAGGGCATGATGTTAAGTCCAAATCTGACTTGACATTCTGCTCCACCAGTAGTAGtgcttgttcagtcgctaagttgtgtccagctctctgtgaccccatggactgcagcacgccaggcttccctgtcctccactgtctcccgaagtttgctcaaactcatatccatctagtcggtgatgccatccgaccatttCTTAGTTGTGTGACCAAAATCTTTTTATCCCTGATGATCATTTTCCTCACCtaaaaaactggagaaggaaacagtatcTGCTTTATCAGTTGTCCAGGAATGAAATGATTATATATGAAACACCCAGCCTCAGGCCTACCCCTCAGGGAATGCCCAATACGTGACCGCTGTTCTGATCTCCCTCCGTCCTGCCATCCATGCTCCTTTCTCCCTCCTGTCTCTCTCAGGATGGCTGGCTTTGATGGCTCAGCttgggatgaggaggaggaagagcccCCTGACCATCAGTACTATAATGACTTCCCGGGGAAGGAACCACCTCTTGGGGGTGTGGTGGACATGAGGCTTCGGGAAGGAGCCCTCCCAGGGGCTGCTCGACCCACTCCACCCAGTGCCCAGACCCCCAGCCACCTGGGAGCCACGCTGGTAAGTTGCTTGGATGGAGGCGGGCGGGGCTTGGATGGGAGCAGCTGGTTAGGGCCTCTGGCCTCACTCTGTCTTGGTCCCTTCAGCCTGTGGGGCAGCCTGCTGGGGGAGACCCAGAAGCCCGCAAACAGATGCCGCCCCCACCACCCTGCTCAGGTACGAAGGGAACTGAGGGGGCAGAGTGGGGACTGAGAagccgggggcgggggtggcacTCTAAAGCTTCCGTTTCCTCAGCAGGCAGAGAGCTCTTTGATGACCCCTCCTATGTCAACGTCCAGAACCTAGACAAGGCCcggcaagcaggggctggggccgggcccCCCAATCCTGCCATCAATGGCAGTGCACCCCGAGACCTCTTTGACATGAGTGAGTGTGCCTGTCGCCTTTCTGTGTCTCCGTCTTCCCACTtggttcctcctcttctcctgcctctctgctctttccttcctggcctcccctcCCTAAAGGCCTGGGTCCTGAGCATAGGGTTGTGTCAGCTGCCTCTCCTAGCCCTCTCTCTGTATCCCCAGAGCCCTTTGAAGATGCCTTGCGAATGCCTCCACCTCCCCAGTCAATAGCCATGGCTGAGCAGCTCCGAGGGGAGCCCTGGTTCCACGGGAAGCTGAGCCGGCGAGAGGCCGAGGCACTGCTACAAGTCAACGGGGACTTCTTGGTGCGGGAAAGCACGACCACGCCGGGCCAGTACGTGCTCACCGGCCTGCAGAGTGGGCAGCCAAAGCACCTGCTCCTGGTGGACCCTGAGGGTGTGGTGAGTGTGGCAGGGGTGTAGGTGGGCACGGCAGAAAGGAAGGTCCAGTATCCTACCTGTGGCTCTGTTCCTGCCTCACTGCTTCCTTGACTTTTGTCTGCTGGGCACCTCTGTCTGGGCCTACCCTGTTCTCAAGGTGTCTGGCATCTCCCTCGTCTAGTGGTTTAGGGTTCCTTCCCTTCTCACATCCCTCACCTGAGCTGTATTCCCTTCAGTCCTTGCCAGTCCCCCAACCTTATGCCCTCGAGAGCTAGAAAGTGGTCATCTTACTAGTCCCTCTTTTGACAAATAAGGAAACCATCCTTCAGAAGTTGTAGTGTTCTTTGTCAGATGTCTGGAGGCTAAATATCCCAAAACTTTTCACAGGATGAGCCAGGGgcctccccagctcctccagactcagggatcagaccagAGTCCTGTCTCCTGTCTGCACTGCCTCCTGCCCCTCATAACTTTGGTCTTGTTTCTACAGCAATCTCAGCCTCCTTTGCGTGTCTGTTTTTGTACTGTGCATCCTCTTCTGAGACATAGCACCTTCCTCCAGGTCAAGGAAGGAGTAGCTAGCCTTCAGTTTCACGACTTCTGGGCTGATGTCTGTTCTGCCTTTTCCCAGTTCACTGACTTGCCCATTCCCACAGCTGTCTCCAGCTTCTCTTTCTAGAGAAGCCTCAATGATCAGGACCGAGGGCCCTCCCTCTGCTGCCATCTTTTTCTCCTGCCTCAACCCTCTTGAATATCCCAGCTTCCTCGGCCTTGGATATAGGCTTTATCTGACCCTTCACCTGAATTGACCTTCTCCCTTCCCACTCCCCAGGTTCGGACAAAGGATCACCGctttgaaagtgtcagtcaccTCATCAGCTACCACATGGACAATCACTTGCCCATCATCTCTGCGGGCAGCGAACTGTGTCTCCAGCAGCCTGTGGAGCGGAAACTGTGACCTGTCCCAGTGCTCTCTCAGAAGATGCCCTGCGGTCCCTTCCACCCTGTTCCCTGACTCTTAGGACCTCACATGGGAGTGTTCATGGGCTTGCCCTTGTGTAGGACTGGGGATACTGTGGACACTGGGTTCAGCATGCAGCTGAGAGAGACGGTTTGAGTCAGGAACCAGGGGTAGGGTCCTGCTTCTCCCCAGACCTCACCAAAGTATTAATGTACAGAGTGGCCTCCTTCCCTGGGCCTTGCCTGTGCCAACTTGATACCCCCTTCCCCAAGGTGGGTGCTGGAGGCCTGGGCAGGATGCCTCCTGGTGATGGAAGATGTTCTGTGGTGATAGGCCCTGCGGAGCAATCACCCTTCCAGGGAAGGGGAACTGAATCATACCTTTCGTCTACCCCTGGGCTCAGGGTACCCCAGACTCCTCTCAACAACCCTCCCTCCCAGCGTTTAAACTTTGTGCCTTTGACCATCTCCTAGGTCTGaagatattttatgcaaagagTTCTTGGGCCCCTGAAGTCAAGGATGGGGCTGCTGACAGCTTCTTGGCTTCTGGGACCCGGGCCTGTCCTTGCTCAGCACCTCCTCCAGTTCAGGTGGGGCAAACAGAGGCGGGAGTAGCAGCTGCCCCTCTTCCTGGGATATGCAGCCCTTAGAGACTGCCTCAGAGCCCCGCTCTCAGCCAGAGGGGAGATGGGCCCCTCCTTGCTCAGTGCCTCCTGGCCGGGGCCCCTCACCCAGGGCTCTGTATATACATTTCGTAAGCCCACCCCTCCCATGTTGCATGCATGTTATACTCTACAACCAAAGTTCAGCCCTTCCTCCTGGCCTCTGTCCTGCCTCCCCCtgcaggggtggtggggggatGACGGAGCTGTCATCCCAACAGGAATTTGTAGAGGTGGGAACAGGGGCATTGAGACTTTAAAGCAGTAGACAATCCCCAGATACCATCGGTAGGTTTGGAACTgcgtttattttttattttatatgcgtATATTTTAGGGCTGTAGATTTACTTTCCTAATTTGATTTCCATAGCTTATTCCTGAGCACAAAATGATAATAATCGATGACATTTATACATCACCTCTTTGACTTTTTCAAAGCCCTTTTACGACTATTGGCATTTTCCTCACCCCGGCCTGTGGGGCAGTTGGAACCGGTAGCATTATCTTTTTCTACCAGAGAGACCCAAAGAAGTGGAGTGTAAGCTAGGACTAGAGAAACTTGGCCCTCCCACCGCGAGGCGGGGAGGCAGAAGTTTGGCTGTTAGTTTCACACGAGGCGAGGCGGGGGGTCGCGGTTATTGaatcccttctcccttctccaggccgCGCCCTGCAGCAGCAACAGAGGAGCCGGTCCTGCTCTGTCTTTAGGCCTTGTAGATAAGGGAGAGTGGACTATCTAAGTCCTcgcctccctttttttcttttctttttgtttggatGTTTTCACGGGTCTCACTTATACCAAAGGGAAAGAATCATTAAAGTCCATATTTCTTCTACCTCGGCCTCTAGGTCTCTGTCTCAGCTTATTGTTGGCTCTGGGCGCCCCCCACGGCAGGAGGGGAGGCGGGAGGCCGGACTCGGACTCGGCCTCACCTGGACTCGCTCGGGTCGGGCTCGAGTGAGAACTTAGGGATTAGCGTAGGAGGGTGCGGCGCGGTGGGGCGTGCGGGGCCACCATCCCAGGGGATGTTCATGTCTGCAGCGGGGACCGAGGCGGGGTGGGATCGCGGACGGCATGACCCCAGGCGGCTCGGGCCAGCGTGCACCCCTGCGGGGGCACCTCGGCCCGGGATGGTACGGCCCAGCCGCAGGGCCTCAGCTGCCGTCTCCCCTAGTCAGCCCGCACGCAGCGCTCCCGGGCTGGAAACGGCCTCCCCCAGGCTTGCACCTTGGTACGGCCCAACCCGCCCAGCGCTCGGGGGAGGGTCTGGCCCGGGCCTCGCTCCCCCTCCTCGCCGAGCGCAGTGGTGGCTGCCACGCCGAATTCCGCTTCCTGTGGCTGCGGCCGCTGGCGGGCGGTGAGGCCGGGAGAGCGTGCAGTTGGCACCGCGGCTCCGCACCCTCGCCTCGCCGCACCTCGGGCTTGCTGCCGCGCGGGGGCCTGCGCCGCCCCTGCCTTCCCTTCTGGGCCATGGTGCAACCCGAGGGCGCGTCTGTCCCCCGCCGCTGCTGACCCGGGTCCCCCACTCCATGGCCGCCTCGGCGCCGCCCCCACCGGACAAGCTGGAGGGAGGTGGCGGCCCCGCACCGCCCCCTGCGCCGCCCAGCACCGGGAGAAAACAGGGCAAGGCCGGTGAGAACGCggagggggctggggctggcGAGGCTCAGAACTCTCGGACCTTGGAGGGAGGGCtggtgggctggggaggtggcGGTTCTCAGGCTGAGGGCCCTGAAGAGGGGAGGCTCAGTGGAAAGGATAGGTGGGTGAAGCCCTCCAGGAGTTGGGGACGAGGGGTCATGACTGCCGATCCTAGAGTTTGGGGCACCTGGAATGAAGGAGCCACTTGGGAGTCTGAGGCTATCGAGAGATGGGGACGTCTCTCATTTAAAGGAAAAGGCAGCTGAGAGTGTAGCATCCCATTTATTCTTCATAGTGTACCTTTGTTAGTATCTAACAAAGTAGGTACTAAGTAAATAAACAAGAGTATAGTGAAGTTAGGAGAGTCTCCTGGATCATCATGGTTGGGAGAAAGGATGTTGGGGAAACCTCAGGGAAACTTGTTTGTGTCTGCCTTCTACTGCCTTTCCAGGTCTGCAAATGAAGAGCCCAGAAAAGAAGCGAAGGAAGTCAAATACTCAGGTGAATGGTGGTTGGTTGTGGGGGTAATTTCTGGTAGCCCCTTCGGGTTCTCTGTTCTGCCACCCCGATGTCTTCATCTTGCATCAGCTGCAGGGAGAAGAGAAAGTTGTCTTTCTTATTCCTTTTCTGGTCCTTTCCTTCAGCTTTATAACATTTTGGGAGTAGGGTGGGGATGAGATGATTTGACCAGAGATTTTATCAGCGGGGATTAGAGTCGTCCTCTCCCCTTTTTGTCCTGCTCTGGTTCCCCCACGATGATAACAGCTATCACTTGCTGAAACTTTTCTAAGTACCAGGGATTGTGCTAAAAGGCTTCCACAGTTTTGGGAGATAGGCATTGTcacagttttacagatgagaaacctgaggCTTAACCATGTTCCATGCCTGCTCCAGGGCTTTGAGGTTACTCAGTGTCAGAACGAGGATTCCAGTTTAGTTCTGCCTGTTTTCAAAACAGTGACTGCACCTTGCAGGTTGTGCTCTCCATTCTGTTTTATTGTTGCACTCTAAGATCCATCTGAACTGGCCGGGACCAGCCTCTAAAACTGTGTACTGTGTTTCTGGTGCTCTCTTGGTTTAGCTCTGGGTCTCCCTCCATGATCCTCTTTCCCTCATCTTTTTCCCCCAGGGCCCTGCGTACTCCCACCTGACGGAGTTTGCACCACCCCCAACTCCCATGGTGGACCACCTGGTTGCATCCAACCCTTTTGAGGATGACTTCGGAGCCCCTAAGGTGGGGGGCGCAGCCCCTCCATTCCTTGGCAGTCCCGTCCCCTTTGGGGGCTTCCGTGTCCAGGGGGGCATGGCAGGTCAGGTACCCCCAGGATATGGCACTGGGGGTGGAGGAGGTCCTCAGCCTCTTCGTCGACAGCCACCCCCTTTCCCTCCCAGCCCCATGGGCCCTGCTTTCAACATGCCCCCCCAGGGCCCTGGCTATCCACCCCCAGGTAACATGAATTTTCCCAGCCAACCCTTCAACCAGCCTCTGGGTCAGAACTTTAGCCCACCTGGTGGGCAGATGATGCCAGGCCCAGTGGGGGGATTTGGCCCCATGATCTCACCCACCATGGGACAACCTCCCAGAGGGGAGCTAGGCCCCCCTTCTCTCCCCCAACGCTTTGCCCAGCCAGGGGCCCCTTTTGGCCCTTCTCCTCTCCAGAGACCTGGTCAGGGGCTCCCCAGCTTGCCTCCCAACACAAGTCCCTTCCCTGGTCCGGACCCTGGCTTTCCTGGCCCTGGTGGTGAGGATGGGGGGAAGCCTTTAAATCCCCCTGCGCCCACTGCTTTTCCCCAGGAGCCCCACTCAGGCTCCCCGGCTGCTGCTGTTAATGGGAATCAGCCCAATTTTCCTCCAAACAGcagtgggcggggtgggggcactCCAGATGCCAACAGCCTGGCACCCCCTGGAAAGGCAGGTGGGGGCTCAggaccccagcctcccccaggcCTGGTGTATCCATGTGGTGCCTGTCGGAGCGAGGTGAATGACGACCAAGATGCCATTCTCTGTGAGGCCTCCTGCCAGAAGTGGTTCCACCGTGAGTGCACGGGCATGACTGAGAGCGCCTATGGGCTGCTGACCACCGAGGCCTCTGCTGTCTGGGCCTGCGATCTCTGCCTCAAGACCAAGGAGATTCAGTCTGTCTACATCCGCGAGGGCATGGGGCAGCTGGTGGCCGCTAACGATGGGTGATGCTGGCGAGGGGCCCAGGGAAGTGCACATGTTCCTCCCTGCTCTTCCAGGGTGATTGCCTTCTTGTCTGGCTCTTGGTCCTGGTTTCCATCGGCTTCCCATCCCCATGGGGCAGAAACCCAGTGGCTCCTGGGGGCAGAAAAAGGAACTGAGGTGGGCAGGCAGAAGAGCCTGTATCTCTCACTCGTGTGGAAACTTACGCATTGAGATCTACAGAGGTTCAGGAAACCAAAGCCCTGCCAAGCAGAGCCACTTTTGGTGGCTATCTCTGGAAACCCAGGGGTATGGCTGCAAGAGGAAAGAGGCTGGAGGAAGATCCGAAGGGCAGGGGTGTCCTCTCTACAGATGATGGATGCCCCCAACACCTGTGCCTAACATGCCTCTCTAGCTCCACAGCTCCAGCCTTAGTGTTTGGAGTCCAGTATTAAAGGTTTCTGGCCAGAAGAGTTGGGGTCTCTTCCCATCTCTGCGGTAGCCCTTTCATGGGCTCTGGGAGATAGCTTTAGGGAATAAATGGAGATTTTCCCCTTTTCCTACCTTCCCCTTGTCTCCTTCACCTGTCCAACTCGTCCCCCTTCAGAAACCAAATAGCTTGAAGAAGCAGGAGAGTACGTGGCTATGGCAGTTCTTGGTGATCTGGGGCTTGGAGACAGTAGGTAAGATGCTGTCAGGACATATCTCCCTCATACCAAAGTCACTGGTCCTTT includes:
- the SHC1 gene encoding SHC-transforming protein 1 isoform X2, whose amino-acid sequence is MDLLPPKPKYNPLRNESLSSLEEGASGSTPPEELPSPSASSLGPMLPPLPGDDSPTTLCSFFPRMSNLKLANLAGGRPGPKGEPGRANEDGEGIVGAAMLDSGPLPLLQDMNKLSGGGGRRTRVEGGQLGGEEWTRHGSFVNKPTRGWLHPNDKVMGPGVSYLVRYMGCVEVLQSMRALDFNTRTQVTREAISLVCEAVPGAKGATRRRKPCSRPLSSILGRSNLKFAGMPITLTVSTSSLNLMAADCKQIIANHHMQSISFASGGDPDTAEYVAYVAKDPVNQRACHILECPEGLAQDVISTIGQAFELRFKQYLRNPPRLVTPHDRMAGFDGSAWDEEEEEPPDHQYYNDFPGKEPPLGGVVDMRLREGALPGAARPTPPSAQTPSHLGATLPVGQPAGGDPEARKQMPPPPPCSGRELFDDPSYVNVQNLDKARQAGAGAGPPNPAINGSAPRDLFDMKPFEDALRMPPPPQSIAMAEQLRGEPWFHGKLSRREAEALLQVNGDFLVRESTTTPGQYVLTGLQSGQPKHLLLVDPEGVVRTKDHRFESVSHLISYHMDNHLPIISAGSELCLQQPVERKL
- the SHC1 gene encoding SHC-transforming protein 1 isoform X1 is translated as MDLLPPKPKYNPLRNESLSSLEEGASGSTPPEELPSPSASSLGPMLPPLPGDDSPTTLCSFFPRMSNLKLANLAGGRPGPKGEPGRANEDGEGIVGAAMLDSGPLPLLQDMNKLSGGGGRRTRVEGGQLGGEEWTRHGSFVNKPTRGWLHPNDKVMGPGVSYLVRYMGCVEVLQSMRALDFNTRTQVTREAISLVCEAVPGAKGATRRRKPCSRPLSSILGRSNLKFAGMPITLTVSTSSLNLMAADCKQIIANHHMQSISFASGGDPDTAEYVAYVAKDPVNQRACHILECPEGLAQDVISTIGQAFELRFKQYLRNPPRLVTPHDRMAGFDGSAWDEEEEEPPDHQYYNDFPGKEPPLGGVVDMRLREGALPGAARPTPPSAQTPSHLGATLPVGQPAGGDPEARKQMPPPPPCSAGRELFDDPSYVNVQNLDKARQAGAGAGPPNPAINGSAPRDLFDMKPFEDALRMPPPPQSIAMAEQLRGEPWFHGKLSRREAEALLQVNGDFLVRESTTTPGQYVLTGLQSGQPKHLLLVDPEGVVRTKDHRFESVSHLISYHMDNHLPIISAGSELCLQQPVERKL
- the PYGO2 gene encoding pygopus homolog 2 codes for the protein MAASAPPPPDKLEGGGGPAPPPAPPSTGRKQGKAGLQMKSPEKKRRKSNTQGPAYSHLTEFAPPPTPMVDHLVASNPFEDDFGAPKVGGAAPPFLGSPVPFGGFRVQGGMAGQVPPGYGTGGGGGPQPLRRQPPPFPPSPMGPAFNMPPQGPGYPPPGNMNFPSQPFNQPLGQNFSPPGGQMMPGPVGGFGPMISPTMGQPPRGELGPPSLPQRFAQPGAPFGPSPLQRPGQGLPSLPPNTSPFPGPDPGFPGPGGEDGGKPLNPPAPTAFPQEPHSGSPAAAVNGNQPNFPPNSSGRGGGTPDANSLAPPGKAGGGSGPQPPPGLVYPCGACRSEVNDDQDAILCEASCQKWFHRECTGMTESAYGLLTTEASAVWACDLCLKTKEIQSVYIREGMGQLVAANDG
- the SHC1 gene encoding SHC-transforming protein 1 isoform X4 produces the protein MNKLSGGGGRRTRVEGGQLGGEEWTRHGSFVNKPTRGWLHPNDKVMGPGVSYLVRYMGCVEVLQSMRALDFNTRTQVTREAISLVCEAVPGAKGATRRRKPCSRPLSSILGRSNLKFAGMPITLTVSTSSLNLMAADCKQIIANHHMQSISFASGGDPDTAEYVAYVAKDPVNQRACHILECPEGLAQDVISTIGQAFELRFKQYLRNPPRLVTPHDRMAGFDGSAWDEEEEEPPDHQYYNDFPGKEPPLGGVVDMRLREGALPGAARPTPPSAQTPSHLGATLPVGQPAGGDPEARKQMPPPPPCSAGRELFDDPSYVNVQNLDKARQAGAGAGPPNPAINGSAPRDLFDMKPFEDALRMPPPPQSIAMAEQLRGEPWFHGKLSRREAEALLQVNGDFLVRESTTTPGQYVLTGLQSGQPKHLLLVDPEGVVRTKDHRFESVSHLISYHMDNHLPIISAGSELCLQQPVERKL
- the SHC1 gene encoding SHC-transforming protein 1 isoform X3, which encodes MGDMNKLSGGGGRRTRVEGGQLGGEEWTRHGSFVNKPTRGWLHPNDKVMGPGVSYLVRYMGCVEVLQSMRALDFNTRTQVTREAISLVCEAVPGAKGATRRRKPCSRPLSSILGRSNLKFAGMPITLTVSTSSLNLMAADCKQIIANHHMQSISFASGGDPDTAEYVAYVAKDPVNQRACHILECPEGLAQDVISTIGQAFELRFKQYLRNPPRLVTPHDRMAGFDGSAWDEEEEEPPDHQYYNDFPGKEPPLGGVVDMRLREGALPGAARPTPPSAQTPSHLGATLPVGQPAGGDPEARKQMPPPPPCSAGRELFDDPSYVNVQNLDKARQAGAGAGPPNPAINGSAPRDLFDMKPFEDALRMPPPPQSIAMAEQLRGEPWFHGKLSRREAEALLQVNGDFLVRESTTTPGQYVLTGLQSGQPKHLLLVDPEGVVRTKDHRFESVSHLISYHMDNHLPIISAGSELCLQQPVERKL